The proteins below are encoded in one region of Halalkalicoccus jeotgali B3:
- a CDS encoding DNA-directed RNA polymerase: MYKRVTLTDTVEVPARELGSVTTDQIQRLLQDKLEGRMDSEVGSVVTVTEVRDVGEGVVLPERERHEGSVFYEAEFDAVTFDPRMQEVVDGTVVEVVEFGAFVGIGPVDGLLHVSQISDEYLSYDAENQQLASTESNRTLGVDDAVRARIVTKSIDERNPRDSKIGLTAKQPGLGKHGWLTEDHEARQQAAGDD; the protein is encoded by the coding sequence ATGTATAAACGGGTTACACTCACGGACACGGTCGAGGTCCCCGCGCGGGAACTCGGCAGCGTCACGACCGATCAGATACAGCGACTCCTCCAGGACAAACTCGAGGGACGCATGGACTCGGAGGTCGGGAGCGTCGTCACCGTCACCGAAGTCCGCGACGTCGGCGAGGGCGTCGTCCTCCCCGAGCGCGAGCGCCACGAGGGGTCGGTCTTCTATGAGGCCGAATTCGACGCCGTCACGTTCGACCCCCGAATGCAGGAGGTCGTCGACGGAACGGTAGTGGAGGTCGTGGAGTTCGGTGCGTTCGTCGGTATCGGCCCCGTCGATGGCCTGTTGCACGTCTCGCAGATCTCCGACGAATACCTCTCCTACGACGCCGAGAACCAACAACTGGCCTCGACCGAATCCAACCGTACCCTCGGTGTGGACGACGCCGTCCGCGCGCGGATCGTCACCAAGAGCATCGACGAACGCAACCCACGGGACTCGAAGATCGGTCTGACCGCGAAACAGCCCGGCCTCGGCAAGCACGGCTGGCTTACCGAGGACCACGAGGCACGCCAACAGGCCGCGGGTGACGACTAG
- a CDS encoding SCO family protein, with the protein MDRRTYLGAAAGTVGTLAAGCLGRGAQETSLGEPEDQGADSEDLPYPAYGEEFPESTLPDALSGEEVSTADFEDDRVVVMTFIYTHCPDGVCPALTQVLRHAQADAVEKEYTGDVAFLATTFDPERDTADVLREFGDEQGVDYEAGGWHFLRPESEERAREVVTDTYGVEYERIDPSEMQGDHSGHDMGEYGFDHYPITYLVNREGYVERAYTGVPGTSRVVEDLGTVTGN; encoded by the coding sequence ATGGACCGGCGTACGTACCTCGGCGCGGCTGCGGGGACCGTGGGGACACTCGCTGCCGGCTGTCTGGGACGGGGCGCACAGGAAACCAGCCTCGGCGAGCCCGAGGATCAGGGCGCCGACAGCGAGGACCTGCCCTATCCCGCTTACGGCGAGGAGTTCCCCGAATCGACGCTTCCGGACGCGCTCTCGGGGGAGGAGGTCTCGACCGCCGACTTCGAGGACGACCGGGTCGTGGTGATGACGTTCATCTACACGCACTGTCCCGACGGGGTCTGTCCCGCCCTGACCCAGGTGCTTCGCCACGCGCAGGCCGACGCCGTCGAGAAGGAATATACGGGCGATGTAGCCTTTCTCGCGACCACGTTCGACCCCGAGCGCGATACCGCAGACGTCCTCCGGGAGTTCGGCGACGAACAGGGCGTCGACTACGAGGCCGGGGGGTGGCACTTCCTGCGCCCTGAAAGCGAAGAGCGCGCCCGCGAGGTCGTCACCGACACCTACGGCGTCGAGTACGAGCGGATCGATCCCTCGGAGATGCAGGGCGACCACTCGGGCCACGACATGGGTGAGTACGGCTTCGACCACTACCCGATCACCTACCTCGTCAACCGCGAGGGCTACGTCGAACGCGCTTACACCGGCGTGCCCGGCACCTCCCGCGTCGTCGAGGACCTCGGGACGGTCACCGGGAACTGA
- a CDS encoding cytochrome c biogenesis CcdA family protein, with protein sequence MADLELLGTMGFAFGAGVATFFSPCAYPLLPGYVGYYVSRAEAGDRRPVGGALLRGLAAGAGVLAVFAALAALAVGVGQAGFERLVALEPVIGAALVVVGLFVVLDRGPSLRVALPARRTDVAGFVLFGAVYALAAAGCVVPVVLGVFLGAIARPPTEAALVVGAYAGGVSLLMVATTVATGVGVALGTSRFVGYGGRLRRLAGAVMILAGLGQLYLSVVVLDVL encoded by the coding sequence ATGGCCGACCTCGAACTCCTCGGGACGATGGGCTTTGCCTTCGGGGCCGGCGTAGCGACCTTCTTTTCGCCGTGTGCATACCCGCTGTTGCCGGGCTACGTCGGCTACTACGTCTCACGGGCCGAGGCGGGGGATCGCCGACCGGTCGGCGGCGCACTCCTCAGGGGGCTTGCCGCCGGCGCGGGCGTCCTCGCGGTATTCGCGGCGCTCGCGGCACTCGCGGTGGGGGTCGGACAGGCCGGCTTCGAGCGACTCGTGGCACTCGAACCCGTAATCGGGGCGGCGCTCGTCGTCGTCGGCCTGTTCGTCGTTCTCGATCGGGGTCCCTCGCTGCGGGTCGCCCTGCCCGCACGGCGCACCGACGTGGCCGGCTTCGTGCTCTTCGGGGCGGTCTACGCGCTCGCGGCCGCCGGCTGTGTCGTGCCGGTCGTGCTGGGGGTGTTCCTGGGGGCCATCGCCCGCCCGCCGACGGAGGCGGCGCTCGTGGTCGGTGCGTACGCGGGCGGGGTGAGCCTGCTGATGGTCGCGACGACCGTCGCCACCGGCGTGGGGGTGGCACTCGGGACCTCGCGGTTCGTCGGCTACGGCGGGCGGTTGCGGCGGCTCGCGGGCGCGGTCATGATCCTGGCCGGGCTCGGCCAGCTGTACCTCTCGGTCGTCGTCCTCGACGTGCTCTGA
- a CDS encoding RNA-binding protein, translating into MTVVCMDTNALMMPVECDLRVFEATEQVVADPEYVVPDSVCRELRNLAGGASREAVAATVGSDLAERCRTVETEHAHADDAIVALARAGECEYVVTNDGPLRERLLDASVPVIGLRGRNELAVTQP; encoded by the coding sequence ATGACCGTCGTCTGCATGGATACCAACGCGTTGATGATGCCAGTCGAATGCGATCTGCGGGTGTTCGAGGCCACCGAGCAGGTGGTGGCCGACCCGGAGTACGTCGTCCCCGATTCGGTGTGCCGGGAGCTTCGGAACCTCGCCGGCGGGGCGAGTCGGGAGGCGGTCGCGGCCACGGTCGGATCGGATCTCGCCGAGCGGTGTCGAACGGTCGAAACCGAGCACGCACACGCTGACGACGCCATCGTCGCGCTGGCCCGGGCGGGCGAGTGCGAGTACGTCGTCACGAACGACGGCCCGCTGCGCGAGCGACTGCTCGACGCCAGCGTTCCAGTAATTGGTTTAAGGGGCCGGAACGAACTCGCAGTCACTCAGCCATAA
- a CDS encoding DUF5787 family protein, whose protein sequence is MREFGFELSLCARLEREGGIVARQLGGAVAAPGSRILDVVHVEPGPDLDERAAITPERIPGPAIEADVGTGRARYWKDAFSIHPDRARGVVDRAVEVGFFERERRGGREYVRQTARYPDWFGPITAIENKPDLGSPGDLDRQLRFDVSLGLVDRVVLATESYVTRAHLNRLPEAVGVWRVVDGEREVVQEPTPLDPEGWGVELRERTPLRTDVSMVSPARKARKRRRIAERAYAKGWRSEPPACTHGGIETVAGASVPYCTHYDRIVDPGDCGPGCPGYDPDRAPEIDLAAERERRTPWVADPAGRTRRQTGLDRFST, encoded by the coding sequence GTGCGCGAGTTCGGCTTCGAACTGTCGCTGTGTGCCCGCCTTGAACGGGAGGGTGGGATCGTCGCCCGCCAGCTCGGCGGCGCCGTCGCCGCCCCGGGGAGCCGGATCCTCGACGTCGTTCACGTCGAACCGGGCCCCGATCTCGACGAACGGGCGGCGATCACGCCCGAGCGCATCCCGGGACCGGCGATCGAGGCCGACGTCGGGACCGGCAGGGCGCGCTACTGGAAGGACGCCTTCTCGATCCACCCCGACCGCGCTCGGGGAGTCGTCGACAGAGCGGTCGAGGTGGGGTTTTTCGAGCGCGAACGACGCGGCGGGCGCGAGTACGTCCGCCAGACGGCCCGCTATCCCGACTGGTTCGGGCCGATCACGGCCATCGAGAACAAACCCGACCTCGGCTCGCCGGGCGATCTGGACCGCCAGCTCCGGTTCGACGTCTCCCTCGGTTTGGTCGATCGGGTCGTCCTCGCGACCGAGAGCTACGTCACGCGCGCCCATCTGAACCGACTCCCCGAGGCCGTGGGCGTCTGGCGGGTCGTCGACGGCGAGCGCGAGGTCGTCCAGGAGCCCACCCCGCTCGATCCCGAGGGGTGGGGTGTCGAACTCCGCGAGCGAACGCCGCTGCGAACCGACGTCTCGATGGTCTCACCCGCCCGGAAGGCGAGAAAGCGCCGCCGGATCGCCGAACGCGCCTACGCGAAGGGATGGCGAAGCGAGCCGCCGGCCTGCACTCACGGCGGGATCGAGACGGTCGCGGGCGCGAGCGTCCCCTACTGTACCCACTACGACCGGATCGTCGATCCCGGCGACTGTGGCCCCGGGTGTCCGGGCTACGACCCCGACCGAGCGCCCGAGATCGACCTCGCCGCCGAGCGCGAGCGCCGGACGCCGTGGGTGGCGGACCCGGCGGGACGAACGCGACGCCAGACCGGCCTCGATCGGTTCTCGACCTGA
- a CDS encoding ABC transporter ATP-binding protein, translating to MSKHTLEYGTTETDRNTNRRDATNSSASELSCEDLVVSYPGGEPVLDGESIVAQRGAVTALVGPNGSGKSTLLKGLANQLSPDAGSVVLDGQDVQSLGTKELARKLGLLSQENVSPESITVEELVYHGRYPHRGFFESVDDEDECAVQDAISLAGVGHLRDREVSSLSGGQRQLVWIAMVLAQDTDVLLLDEPTTFLDLHHQLEVMEIVRTLREDREITVVLVLHDIEQAARYADYVVALKDGEIQARGAPGTVITEELLAEVFGIEAEVERTDRGPRVTPIRAHHGSVDAE from the coding sequence ATGTCGAAACACACACTCGAATACGGCACGACCGAGACGGATCGCAACACGAACCGCCGCGACGCCACGAACTCCTCGGCGAGCGAACTCTCGTGTGAGGACCTCGTGGTGAGCTATCCCGGCGGCGAGCCGGTCCTCGACGGCGAGTCGATCGTCGCCCAACGGGGGGCGGTGACGGCGCTGGTCGGGCCCAACGGCTCGGGAAAGAGCACGCTTCTCAAGGGGCTTGCAAACCAGCTCTCGCCGGATGCGGGGTCGGTCGTGCTCGACGGCCAGGACGTCCAGTCACTCGGGACCAAAGAACTCGCGCGCAAGCTCGGACTGCTCTCCCAAGAGAACGTCTCGCCGGAATCGATCACCGTCGAGGAGCTGGTCTATCACGGCCGCTACCCCCACAGAGGCTTCTTCGAGAGCGTCGACGACGAGGACGAGTGTGCGGTTCAAGACGCGATCTCGCTTGCGGGCGTCGGGCACCTCCGCGACCGGGAGGTGAGCAGCCTGAGCGGCGGGCAGCGCCAGCTCGTCTGGATCGCGATGGTGTTGGCCCAGGACACCGACGTCCTGCTGTTGGACGAGCCCACGACCTTCCTCGATCTCCACCACCAGCTCGAAGTGATGGAGATCGTCCGAACCCTCCGGGAGGATCGCGAGATCACCGTCGTACTCGTGCTCCACGATATCGAGCAGGCCGCCCGCTACGCCGATTACGTGGTCGCACTCAAAGACGGCGAGATCCAGGCGCGTGGTGCCCCCGGAACGGTCATCACCGAGGAGTTACTTGCCGAGGTCTTCGGGATCGAAGCGGAGGTCGAACGTACCGACCGCGGCCCGCGGGTAACGCCCATCCGCGCCCACCACGGCTCCGTCGACGCCGAGTAG
- a CDS encoding ABC transporter substrate-binding protein has product MSQRSRDEPTRREYVKYGTTVLAGGLLAGCTGGGGSDGGGSGEQDGAGTTVSMSPVGEVSFESPPETVFTRLTHHADMAFALGRGEGITALHAPEYYDGLWNQFVERLPGVSLDWSGLYSSWEPDKETLYELDSDVHLADPAWVTQIEGWTREDIDEIAENVAPWLGNSLSDRHQEPPTAWAEGYEYYSLWEQFELVATAFGETARFEELAAVYEELLATIDSGLPPEEQRPTAAMISSGDMETIYAYTLSNPGFLTAHTRPLGPRDAFEGAVDSGATVDYETLLEADPEVILFLGGMEPETSLPDTRAALESNPVATEIAAVREGRVYPQGARYQGPILNLFQLEMTAKQLYPEAFGEWPAYEEGPYPELPAEERLFDRERVARAIAEEV; this is encoded by the coding sequence ATGTCCCAACGATCACGCGACGAACCGACGCGACGCGAGTACGTGAAGTACGGTACAACGGTGCTTGCGGGCGGTCTGCTCGCGGGCTGTACCGGCGGTGGCGGCTCGGACGGCGGCGGGTCGGGCGAGCAGGACGGGGCGGGCACTACCGTCTCGATGTCACCGGTCGGGGAGGTCAGCTTCGAGTCCCCGCCCGAGACGGTCTTTACGCGACTGACCCACCACGCGGACATGGCGTTCGCGCTCGGGCGCGGGGAGGGGATCACAGCGCTGCACGCCCCCGAGTACTACGACGGACTGTGGAACCAGTTCGTCGAGCGCCTGCCGGGCGTCTCGCTGGACTGGTCGGGGCTGTACTCCTCGTGGGAGCCCGATAAGGAGACGCTGTACGAACTCGACAGCGACGTCCATCTGGCGGATCCGGCGTGGGTCACACAGATCGAGGGCTGGACTCGCGAGGACATCGACGAGATCGCCGAGAACGTCGCCCCGTGGTTGGGCAACTCCCTGAGCGACCGCCACCAAGAGCCGCCGACGGCGTGGGCCGAGGGTTACGAGTACTACAGCCTCTGGGAGCAGTTCGAACTCGTCGCGACGGCGTTCGGCGAGACAGCTCGTTTCGAGGAACTCGCGGCGGTGTACGAGGAACTGCTCGCGACGATCGACTCGGGGTTGCCCCCCGAAGAACAGCGGCCGACGGCGGCCATGATCTCCTCGGGGGACATGGAGACGATCTACGCCTATACGCTTAGCAACCCGGGGTTCCTGACGGCCCACACCCGGCCGCTGGGACCGCGCGACGCCTTCGAGGGGGCGGTCGATTCGGGCGCGACGGTCGATTACGAGACGTTGTTGGAGGCCGACCCCGAGGTGATCCTGTTTCTCGGCGGGATGGAACCCGAGACGAGCCTGCCCGACACCCGGGCGGCGCTCGAGTCGAATCCCGTCGCTACAGAGATTGCCGCCGTGAGAGAAGGGCGTGTCTATCCGCAGGGCGCGCGGTATCAGGGCCCGATCCTGAACCTCTTCCAGCTCGAGATGACCGCCAAACAGCTCTACCCCGAGGCCTTCGGCGAGTGGCCGGCCTACGAGGAGGGGCCGTACCCCGAACTCCCCGCCGAGGAGCGGTTGTTCGACCGCGAGCGAGTTGCGCGGGCCATCGCCGAAGAGGTGTGA
- a CDS encoding DsbA family protein: MKRFSRRALLASAGTLSAGGLAGCLGGGSGGSGGNGSGDERECSGEQRSVEVPPLGDPESDVVVTAYEDFACPGCKQYAENTAPEIKAEYAEPGDIAYEHRDFPFHGEWSWPVANASLAVFEDAGAEAYYPFIEEVYQYQGEYSADNVAGLAAELGASEQPVREAIESGPFCEQLKESKSEGQQRGIEATPTVFVNDQQLQAPSVEELREAIESALS, encoded by the coding sequence ATGAAGCGATTCTCCCGGCGGGCGCTGCTCGCGAGCGCCGGCACGCTCTCGGCGGGCGGGCTCGCGGGCTGTCTCGGCGGCGGTTCCGGTGGTTCCGGTGGAAACGGCAGTGGCGACGAGCGCGAGTGCTCGGGCGAGCAACGCAGCGTCGAGGTCCCGCCGCTGGGCGATCCCGAAAGCGACGTCGTCGTCACCGCCTACGAGGACTTCGCGTGTCCGGGCTGCAAGCAGTACGCCGAGAATACTGCCCCCGAGATCAAAGCCGAGTACGCCGAACCCGGCGATATCGCCTACGAACATCGGGACTTCCCGTTTCACGGGGAGTGGTCCTGGCCGGTCGCGAACGCCTCGCTCGCTGTCTTCGAGGATGCGGGCGCGGAGGCCTACTACCCCTTCATCGAGGAGGTCTACCAGTATCAGGGCGAGTACTCGGCCGATAACGTCGCCGGCCTCGCCGCCGAACTGGGTGCGAGCGAGCAGCCGGTACGGGAGGCGATCGAGAGCGGTCCGTTCTGCGAACAGCTCAAGGAGAGTAAATCCGAGGGTCAACAGCGAGGTATCGAGGCCACGCCCACGGTGTTCGTCAACGACCAACAGCTACAGGCTCCGAGTGTCGAGGAGCTGCGCGAGGCCATCGAATCGGCGCTGAGCTGA
- a CDS encoding GTP-dependent dephospho-CoA kinase family protein, whose protein sequence is MADPEVLLRLPDSLRGAFKEPMGPIETDAAVLLEGVSGPLIAVGDVVSSHFERIGRTPDVAVVDGLTERETVDPEVAAALEGSDARRIAATNPAGALSESICRALREAIESDEPVAIDVAGEEDLVTVPAIALAPDGASVVYGQPGEGMVHVRIDGETRNRARDLVGRMDGDHERLWELLEG, encoded by the coding sequence ATGGCGGACCCAGAGGTCCTCCTCCGACTCCCCGACTCCCTTCGAGGCGCGTTCAAAGAGCCGATGGGACCGATCGAGACCGACGCCGCTGTCCTTCTGGAAGGCGTTTCGGGCCCCCTGATCGCCGTCGGTGACGTCGTCTCCTCTCACTTCGAGCGGATCGGCCGGACTCCCGACGTCGCCGTGGTCGACGGGCTGACCGAGCGCGAGACGGTCGATCCCGAGGTCGCCGCCGCGCTCGAAGGAAGCGACGCCCGTCGAATCGCGGCGACGAACCCCGCCGGCGCACTCTCGGAATCGATCTGCCGGGCGCTTCGGGAGGCGATCGAGAGCGATGAGCCGGTCGCTATCGACGTTGCAGGCGAGGAGGACCTCGTGACCGTGCCCGCGATCGCGCTGGCACCCGACGGCGCGAGCGTCGTCTACGGCCAACCCGGCGAGGGGATGGTCCACGTCCGCATCGACGGCGAGACCAGAAACCGGGCACGCGACCTCGTAGGGCGCATGGACGGCGATCACGAGCGTCTCTGGGAACTGCTGGAGGGGTGA
- a CDS encoding carboxypeptidase-like regulatory domain-containing protein, whose translation MNPERHPSRRRFLAGLAVAATLAGCADENGSTGGGDEGGEEGGADDESAEDPEGDNESGAGHGAPEDGGLDVEGTNLFVRVVDGTGLAIEGATVTVSGGAIEDESFTTDADGRVIRRGVEPGEYAVTAAVGDREDRREVSLAADDDESLTFTFETAPSEGGDTGSSTGNESGTDGSNGTNETGG comes from the coding sequence ATGAACCCCGAGCGCCACCCCAGCCGACGGCGTTTTCTCGCCGGCCTCGCGGTCGCTGCGACGCTTGCCGGCTGTGCGGACGAGAACGGATCCACCGGTGGCGGAGACGAGGGCGGTGAGGAGGGCGGCGCGGACGACGAAAGCGCCGAGGACCCCGAGGGGGACAACGAGAGCGGCGCGGGACACGGCGCGCCCGAGGACGGCGGCCTCGACGTCGAGGGGACGAACCTCTTCGTACGGGTGGTCGACGGGACCGGACTCGCGATCGAGGGGGCGACAGTGACCGTTTCGGGCGGCGCGATCGAGGACGAATCGTTCACCACCGACGCCGACGGGCGCGTCATCCGGCGAGGGGTCGAGCCCGGCGAGTACGCCGTCACCGCGGCCGTCGGCGATCGGGAGGACCGACGGGAGGTCAGCCTCGCGGCCGACGACGACGAGAGCCTGACGTTTACCTTCGAGACCGCTCCGAGCGAGGGGGGCGATACCGGGTCGTCGACTGGCAACGAGAGCGGGACGGACGGATCGAACGGGACGAACGAAACCGGGGGCTAA
- the spt4 gene encoding transcription elongation factor subunit Spt4 encodes MARNRKVCRDCHRVVDPDTNACPSCGSTSFTEDWAGYVVIAHPEDSEIAREMQVTEAGEYALKVR; translated from the coding sequence ATGGCCCGCAACCGAAAGGTCTGTCGGGACTGCCATCGCGTCGTCGATCCCGACACCAACGCCTGCCCGTCGTGTGGATCGACCTCCTTTACCGAGGACTGGGCGGGCTACGTCGTGATCGCCCACCCCGAGGACAGCGAGATCGCCCGCGAGATGCAAGTCACCGAAGCCGGCGAGTACGCACTGAAAGTCCGTTGA
- a CDS encoding FecCD family ABC transporter permease, with protein sequence MSGGSSLESSNVAAEGRLSWLFDPKLLVVALASAAVVVGGGLVQVSFGAYSMTLSQAWAAVFNPEVIFNAQAWSAFLFGGEVPEMSRESLIVWNIRLPRVFVGILVGMNLGVSGAIFQAVTRNELASPFILGVSSGAGLLILLTLVVFGSLTAFLPLIASLGGAGAFLIVYVIAWKGGTSPVRLVLAGVIVGTVFGSLQTALFFFAEDIGVVQSAIAWTTGSLTGTDWQQVRLALPWTLVAVSLSVAGSRQCNVLLLGESTARSLGMSIERVRFALSGVAVLAAAASIAVAGIVGFVGLIVPHMVRNLVGSDYRKLMVGCLFVGPALMVGADVGARLALNPVQIPVGIVTGLVGGPYFLYLMRKQQNMGEI encoded by the coding sequence ATGAGCGGCGGGTCGAGCCTCGAATCGTCGAACGTCGCCGCCGAGGGGCGTCTCTCGTGGCTGTTCGATCCGAAGCTTCTGGTCGTCGCGCTCGCGAGCGCCGCCGTGGTCGTCGGCGGCGGGCTGGTGCAGGTGAGCTTCGGCGCGTACTCGATGACGCTCTCGCAGGCGTGGGCGGCGGTGTTCAACCCCGAGGTGATCTTCAACGCTCAGGCCTGGAGTGCGTTCCTCTTCGGCGGCGAGGTCCCCGAGATGAGCCGCGAGAGCCTCATCGTCTGGAACATCCGCCTTCCGCGGGTGTTCGTCGGGATCCTCGTCGGGATGAACCTCGGGGTTTCGGGGGCGATCTTCCAGGCGGTCACCCGAAACGAACTCGCGAGTCCGTTCATTCTGGGCGTCTCCTCGGGGGCCGGGCTCCTCATCCTGCTGACGCTCGTGGTCTTCGGGAGTCTCACCGCGTTCCTCCCGCTGATCGCCTCGCTGGGCGGGGCTGGGGCCTTCCTGATCGTCTACGTCATCGCCTGGAAGGGCGGCACCTCGCCGGTACGCCTGGTGCTCGCGGGCGTCATCGTCGGCACCGTCTTCGGGAGCCTCCAGACGGCGCTGTTTTTCTTCGCCGAGGACATCGGCGTCGTCCAGTCGGCGATCGCCTGGACGACCGGCTCGCTAACGGGCACCGACTGGCAGCAGGTCCGGTTGGCCTTGCCCTGGACGCTAGTGGCGGTGTCGCTGTCGGTGGCGGGCTCACGGCAGTGTAACGTCCTGTTGCTCGGTGAGAGCACCGCACGCTCGCTGGGTATGTCGATCGAGCGGGTTCGCTTCGCGCTCTCGGGGGTCGCGGTGCTAGCGGCCGCGGCGAGCATCGCCGTGGCGGGGATCGTCGGGTTCGTCGGGCTGATCGTCCCTCACATGGTTCGGAACCTCGTCGGCAGCGACTACCGGAAGCTGATGGTCGGCTGTCTGTTCGTCGGCCCGGCGCTGATGGTCGGCGCCGACGTCGGGGCACGCCTCGCGCTCAACCCGGTCCAGATACCGGTGGGGATCGTCACCGGACTGGTCGGCGGCCCCTACTTCCTGTATCTGATGCGCAAACAGCAAAACATGGGTGAGATCTGA
- a CDS encoding TlpA family protein disulfide reductase produces MRRRDLLAGVASAGVVGAGAWAVSTTSLGGGYAPLTLETIAAPGSDAGEIRVPERGRVSFLDFFGTWCGPCETQMPALATSHERVADTDVQFVSITNEPVGTTLPPEDVAEWWAENGGAWTVAHDAEHELTERHDVTRLPTAVVLDAENTVTWSHTGLAEADRLVGAIEDAR; encoded by the coding sequence ATGCGCCGGCGCGACCTGCTTGCGGGCGTGGCGAGCGCCGGGGTCGTCGGCGCGGGTGCGTGGGCGGTGTCGACGACCTCGCTCGGCGGCGGCTACGCGCCCCTGACCCTCGAAACCATCGCGGCACCCGGGAGCGACGCCGGCGAGATCCGGGTGCCCGAGCGCGGGCGGGTGAGCTTTCTCGATTTCTTCGGGACGTGGTGTGGGCCCTGTGAGACCCAGATGCCCGCGCTCGCGACGAGCCACGAGCGAGTCGCGGACACGGACGTGCAGTTCGTCTCGATCACGAACGAACCCGTCGGCACCACCCTTCCGCCCGAGGACGTCGCCGAGTGGTGGGCCGAAAACGGCGGGGCGTGGACCGTCGCCCACGACGCCGAGCACGAACTCACCGAGCGCCACGACGTGACTCGTCTGCCGACCGCCGTGGTGCTCGACGCCGAGAACACCGTCACGTGGTCCCACACGGGACTGGCCGAGGCCGATCGACTGGTCGGCGCGATCGAGGACGCCCGGTAG
- a CDS encoding translation initiation factor IF-2 subunit gamma — protein sequence MEASLAEKQRQPEVNIGLVGHVDHGKTTLVQALSGSWTDQHSEEMKRGISIRLGYADTTFRRCPGLPEPECYTIEETCPDGEESEVVRTVSFVDAPGHETLMATMLSGASIMDGAVLVVSATEEVPQPQTEEHLMALDIIGIENVVIAQNKVDLVDRDRIERNYEQIKEFVSGTVAEDAPIVPISAQQEVNIDYLIGAIEEEIPTPERDPDADPRMHVARSFDINRPGTTWDELTGGVIGGSLVSGHLEVGDDLEVRPGREVEEGGQSSWEPIRTDVRSIQAGGEAVDRAVPGGLLGIGTGLDPSLTKGDALAGQIAGIPGTLPPTWESFTMDIDLLERVVGAEAGDSIDPISTGEPLMMTIGTATTVGAVTSARDGECEVKLKRPVCAPVDATIAINRRVGTRWRLIGIGTLTE from the coding sequence ATGGAGGCTTCATTGGCGGAGAAACAACGGCAACCGGAGGTGAACATCGGACTGGTCGGCCACGTCGACCACGGCAAGACGACGCTGGTACAGGCGCTGAGCGGGTCGTGGACCGACCAGCACTCCGAGGAGATGAAACGCGGGATCTCCATCCGACTCGGCTACGCGGATACGACTTTCCGGCGGTGTCCGGGCCTCCCCGAACCCGAGTGTTACACGATCGAGGAGACCTGCCCCGACGGCGAGGAGAGCGAGGTCGTCCGCACCGTCTCCTTCGTCGACGCGCCGGGCCACGAGACCCTGATGGCAACGATGCTCTCGGGGGCCTCGATCATGGACGGAGCGGTCCTCGTCGTCAGCGCCACCGAGGAGGTGCCCCAGCCCCAGACCGAAGAGCACCTGATGGCGCTCGATATCATCGGGATCGAGAACGTCGTCATCGCCCAGAACAAGGTCGACCTGGTCGATCGCGACCGGATCGAGCGGAACTACGAGCAGATCAAGGAGTTCGTCTCCGGTACTGTGGCCGAGGACGCACCCATCGTCCCGATTAGCGCCCAACAGGAGGTCAACATCGACTACCTGATCGGCGCGATCGAGGAGGAGATCCCCACGCCCGAACGCGATCCCGACGCCGACCCCCGGATGCACGTCGCGCGCAGTTTCGACATCAACCGCCCCGGGACGACCTGGGACGAACTCACCGGCGGCGTGATCGGGGGCAGTCTCGTCTCGGGTCACCTGGAGGTCGGCGACGACCTCGAGGTCCGGCCGGGCCGGGAGGTCGAGGAGGGGGGCCAGTCCTCCTGGGAGCCGATCCGGACGGACGTGCGCTCGATACAGGCCGGCGGCGAGGCCGTCGACCGGGCGGTACCGGGGGGCCTGCTCGGTATCGGAACCGGGCTGGATCCCAGCCTGACGAAGGGCGACGCGCTCGCGGGCCAGATCGCCGGGATCCCCGGAACGTTGCCGCCGACCTGGGAGTCCTTTACGATGGACATCGACCTTCTCGAACGGGTCGTCGGGGCCGAGGCGGGCGACTCGATCGACCCGATCTCCACCGGCGAGCCGCTGATGATGACCATCGGTACCGCCACCACGGTCGGCGCGGTCACGAGCGCGCGCGACGGGGAGTGTGAGGTCAAGCTCAAGCGACCCGTCTGTGCGCCCGTCGACGCGACGATCGCCATCAACCGTCGGGTCGGGACGCGCTGGCGGCTCATCGGGATCGGCACCCTGACGGAGTAG